One Centroberyx gerrardi isolate f3 chromosome 6, fCenGer3.hap1.cur.20231027, whole genome shotgun sequence genomic region harbors:
- the LOC139912734 gene encoding LIM domain kinase 1 isoform X3: MVGDLFFWSFCCLRLWKRDKKVAGEQKYHPECFTCLNCRAFIGDGDTYALVERSKLYCGHCYYQTIVTPVSLPDSPCSRIPHTVTLVSIPASAEGNNGRRGRGFSVAIDQPLSPTNGYSSPEHGHTVRVSQVDADCISPDVKNSIHVGDRILEINGTPIHNVPLDEIDLLIQETSRLLQLTIEHDPHSQGQEGGSLEAEEQVDGPLSTPLSEGPSPILPITQPPNPDISSLRSRIITRSYSIDKSPCSSNAASPLSQRKDINRSESLRVVSNRTHRIFRPSDLIHGEVLGKGCFGQAIKVTHRETGEVMVMKELIRFDDETQRTFLKEVKVMRCLEHPNVLKFIGVLYKDKRLNFIAEYIKGGTLREIIKKMDSNYPWNQRVSFAKDIAAGMSYLHSMNIIHRDLNSHNCLVRENNTVVVADFGLARLMVEDKHQDKLSQQGKLPGLKKPDRRKRYTVVGNPYWMAPEMIHGKSYDERVDIFSFGIMLCEIIGRVNADPDYLPRAVDFGLNVSGFLEHFCPPDCPPAFFPMAAVCCDLDADKRPAFTKLEEWLENLKMHLDIGLPMVSELDQLHKAFWGNHSVTHSENGLHPHPEQPE, from the exons ATGGTGGGAGATTTGTTTTTCTGGAGCTTCTGCTGTCTCAGGCTGTGGAAAAGGGATAAGAAG GTCGCGGGGGAACAGAAGTACCACCCAGAGTGCTTCACCTGTCTGAACTGCAGGGCGTTCATCGGTGATGGGGACACATATGCCTTGGTGGAGCGGTCCAAACTCTACTG cGGCCACTGTTACTACCAGACTATCGTGACTCCGGTGTCACTGCCGGACTCGCCATGCTCGCGGATCCCTCACACCGTCACCCTGGTGTCCATCCCAGCCTCTGCCGAGGGCAACAATGGGcgcagggggcggggcttctcCGTGGCCATCGACCAGCCGCTCAGCCCCACCAACGGCTACAGCAGCCCCGAACATGGACACACTGTCAGGGTCTCCCA GGTGGACGCAGACTGCATCAGTCCCGACGTGAAGAATTCCATTCATGTTGGAGATAGGATCCTGGAAATCAATGGGACGCCCATTCACAATGTTCCTCTGGATGAG ATTGATCTGCTGATCCAGGAGACCAGTCGGCTGCTCCAGCTCACCATCGAGCACGACCCCCACAGCCAGGGGCAGGAGGGGGGCTCTTTGGAGGCCGAGGAGCAGGTGGACGGGCCCCTGTCCACCCCTCTGTCCGAGGGACCCAGCCCCATCCTGCCCATCACCCAGCCCCCCAACCCCGACATCAGCAGCCTGCGCTCCCGCATCATCAC GCGGAGCTACAGCATCGATAAGTCGCCGTGCTCCAGTAACGCggcatcccctctctctcagaggAAGGACATCAACCGCTCCGAGTCGCTCCGCGTCGTCTCCAACCGCACGCACCGCATCTTCCGCCCCTCTGACCTCATCCACGGAGAGGTGCTGGGGAAGGGCTGCTTCGGACAGGCCATCAAG GTGACCCACAGGGAGACAGGGGAGGTGATGGTGATGAAGGAGTTGATCCGCTTTGATGACGAGACACAGAGGACTTTCCTGAAAGAG GTGAAGGTGATGCGCTGCCTGGAGCACCCCAACGTGCTCAAGTTCATCGGAGTCCTCTACAAGGACAAGAGACTCAACTTCATCGCAGAGTACATCAAGGGAGGCACCTTGAGGGAAATCATCAAGAAAATG GACAGCAACTATCCCTGGAACCAGCGAGTCAGTTTTGCAAAGGACATAGCTGCTGGCATG TCATATCTGCATTCCATGAACATAATCCACCGAGACCTGAACTCACACAACTGTCTGGTCCGAGAG AACAACACAGTGGTGGTGGCAGACTTTGGGTTGGCTCGGCTCATGGTGGAAGACAAGCACCAGGACAAGCTGTCCCAGCAGGGCAAGCTGCCGGGCCTGAAGAAGCCCGACCGCAGGAAGAGGTACACAGTGGTGGGAAACCCCTACTGGATGGCTCCCGAGATGATCCACG GGAAGAGCTATGATGAGAGAGTGGATATCTTCTCCTTTGGCATCATGCTCTGCGAG ATAATCGGCAGGGTGAATGCCGACCCAGACTATCTCCCCCGGGCGGTGGACTTTGGACTGAATGTGTCTGGCTTCCTGGAGCACTTCTGTCCCCCCGACTGTCCCCCCGCCTTCTTCCCCATGGCTGCCGTGTGCTGTGATCTTGATGCAGACAAACG CCCTGCTTTCACTAAACTGGAAGAGTGGCTAGAGAACCTGAAGATGCACCTGGACATCGGCCTGCCCATGGTGTCCGAACTGGACCAGCTGCACAAGGCCTTCTGGGGGAACCACAGCGTCACGCACTCCGAGAACGGCCTGCACCCCCACCCCGAACAGCCAGAGTAG
- the LOC139912734 gene encoding LIM domain kinase 1 isoform X2 yields MSLLPGCHNKALSLSGDMSRKDQRCRNRFRHKKCCECSASLSHWYYEKDGRLFCKKDYWAKFGELCHGCNDPITTGLIMVAGEQKYHPECFTCLNCRAFIGDGDTYALVERSKLYCGHCYYQTIVTPVSLPDSPCSRIPHTVTLVSIPASAEGNNGRRGRGFSVAIDQPLSPTNGYSSPEHGHTVRVSQVDADCISPDVKNSIHVGDRILEINGTPIHNVPLDEIDLLIQETSRLLQLTIEHDPHSQGQEGGSLEAEEQVDGPLSTPLSEGPSPILPITQPPNPDISSLRSRIITRSYSIDKSPCSSNAASPLSQRKDINRSESLRVVSNRTHRIFRPSDLIHGEVLGKGCFGQAIKVTHRETGEVMVMKELIRFDDETQRTFLKEVKVMRCLEHPNVLKFIGVLYKDKRLNFIAEYIKGGTLREIIKKMDSNYPWNQRVSFAKDIAAGMSYLHSMNIIHRDLNSHNCLVRENNTVVVADFGLARLMVEDKHQDKLSQQGKLPGLKKPDRRKRYTVVGNPYWMAPEMIHGKSYDERVDIFSFGIMLCEIIGRVNADPDYLPRAVDFGLNVSGFLEHFCPPDCPPAFFPMAAVCCDLDADKRPAFTKLEEWLENLKMHLDIGLPMVSELDQLHKAFWGNHSVTHSENGLHPHPEQPE; encoded by the exons GTGTTGTGAGTGCAGTGCCTCTCTGTCCCACTGGTACTATGAAAAAGATGGCCGGCTCTTCTGCAAGAAGGACTACTGGGCCAAGTTTGGGGAGCTGTGCCACGGCTGCAACGACCCCATCACCACCGGCCTCATCATG GTCGCGGGGGAACAGAAGTACCACCCAGAGTGCTTCACCTGTCTGAACTGCAGGGCGTTCATCGGTGATGGGGACACATATGCCTTGGTGGAGCGGTCCAAACTCTACTG cGGCCACTGTTACTACCAGACTATCGTGACTCCGGTGTCACTGCCGGACTCGCCATGCTCGCGGATCCCTCACACCGTCACCCTGGTGTCCATCCCAGCCTCTGCCGAGGGCAACAATGGGcgcagggggcggggcttctcCGTGGCCATCGACCAGCCGCTCAGCCCCACCAACGGCTACAGCAGCCCCGAACATGGACACACTGTCAGGGTCTCCCA GGTGGACGCAGACTGCATCAGTCCCGACGTGAAGAATTCCATTCATGTTGGAGATAGGATCCTGGAAATCAATGGGACGCCCATTCACAATGTTCCTCTGGATGAG ATTGATCTGCTGATCCAGGAGACCAGTCGGCTGCTCCAGCTCACCATCGAGCACGACCCCCACAGCCAGGGGCAGGAGGGGGGCTCTTTGGAGGCCGAGGAGCAGGTGGACGGGCCCCTGTCCACCCCTCTGTCCGAGGGACCCAGCCCCATCCTGCCCATCACCCAGCCCCCCAACCCCGACATCAGCAGCCTGCGCTCCCGCATCATCAC GCGGAGCTACAGCATCGATAAGTCGCCGTGCTCCAGTAACGCggcatcccctctctctcagaggAAGGACATCAACCGCTCCGAGTCGCTCCGCGTCGTCTCCAACCGCACGCACCGCATCTTCCGCCCCTCTGACCTCATCCACGGAGAGGTGCTGGGGAAGGGCTGCTTCGGACAGGCCATCAAG GTGACCCACAGGGAGACAGGGGAGGTGATGGTGATGAAGGAGTTGATCCGCTTTGATGACGAGACACAGAGGACTTTCCTGAAAGAG GTGAAGGTGATGCGCTGCCTGGAGCACCCCAACGTGCTCAAGTTCATCGGAGTCCTCTACAAGGACAAGAGACTCAACTTCATCGCAGAGTACATCAAGGGAGGCACCTTGAGGGAAATCATCAAGAAAATG GACAGCAACTATCCCTGGAACCAGCGAGTCAGTTTTGCAAAGGACATAGCTGCTGGCATG TCATATCTGCATTCCATGAACATAATCCACCGAGACCTGAACTCACACAACTGTCTGGTCCGAGAG AACAACACAGTGGTGGTGGCAGACTTTGGGTTGGCTCGGCTCATGGTGGAAGACAAGCACCAGGACAAGCTGTCCCAGCAGGGCAAGCTGCCGGGCCTGAAGAAGCCCGACCGCAGGAAGAGGTACACAGTGGTGGGAAACCCCTACTGGATGGCTCCCGAGATGATCCACG GGAAGAGCTATGATGAGAGAGTGGATATCTTCTCCTTTGGCATCATGCTCTGCGAG ATAATCGGCAGGGTGAATGCCGACCCAGACTATCTCCCCCGGGCGGTGGACTTTGGACTGAATGTGTCTGGCTTCCTGGAGCACTTCTGTCCCCCCGACTGTCCCCCCGCCTTCTTCCCCATGGCTGCCGTGTGCTGTGATCTTGATGCAGACAAACG CCCTGCTTTCACTAAACTGGAAGAGTGGCTAGAGAACCTGAAGATGCACCTGGACATCGGCCTGCCCATGGTGTCCGAACTGGACCAGCTGCACAAGGCCTTCTGGGGGAACCACAGCGTCACGCACTCCGAGAACGGCCTGCACCCCCACCCCGAACAGCCAGAGTAG
- the LOC139912734 gene encoding LIM domain kinase 1 isoform X1: MRLMLLCCTWKDERMGEEEAGGSLPVCAGCKQRIYDEQYLQALNTDWHTICFRCCECSASLSHWYYEKDGRLFCKKDYWAKFGELCHGCNDPITTGLIMVAGEQKYHPECFTCLNCRAFIGDGDTYALVERSKLYCGHCYYQTIVTPVSLPDSPCSRIPHTVTLVSIPASAEGNNGRRGRGFSVAIDQPLSPTNGYSSPEHGHTVRVSQVDADCISPDVKNSIHVGDRILEINGTPIHNVPLDEIDLLIQETSRLLQLTIEHDPHSQGQEGGSLEAEEQVDGPLSTPLSEGPSPILPITQPPNPDISSLRSRIITRSYSIDKSPCSSNAASPLSQRKDINRSESLRVVSNRTHRIFRPSDLIHGEVLGKGCFGQAIKVTHRETGEVMVMKELIRFDDETQRTFLKEVKVMRCLEHPNVLKFIGVLYKDKRLNFIAEYIKGGTLREIIKKMDSNYPWNQRVSFAKDIAAGMSYLHSMNIIHRDLNSHNCLVRENNTVVVADFGLARLMVEDKHQDKLSQQGKLPGLKKPDRRKRYTVVGNPYWMAPEMIHGKSYDERVDIFSFGIMLCEIIGRVNADPDYLPRAVDFGLNVSGFLEHFCPPDCPPAFFPMAAVCCDLDADKRPAFTKLEEWLENLKMHLDIGLPMVSELDQLHKAFWGNHSVTHSENGLHPHPEQPE, encoded by the exons GTGTTGTGAGTGCAGTGCCTCTCTGTCCCACTGGTACTATGAAAAAGATGGCCGGCTCTTCTGCAAGAAGGACTACTGGGCCAAGTTTGGGGAGCTGTGCCACGGCTGCAACGACCCCATCACCACCGGCCTCATCATG GTCGCGGGGGAACAGAAGTACCACCCAGAGTGCTTCACCTGTCTGAACTGCAGGGCGTTCATCGGTGATGGGGACACATATGCCTTGGTGGAGCGGTCCAAACTCTACTG cGGCCACTGTTACTACCAGACTATCGTGACTCCGGTGTCACTGCCGGACTCGCCATGCTCGCGGATCCCTCACACCGTCACCCTGGTGTCCATCCCAGCCTCTGCCGAGGGCAACAATGGGcgcagggggcggggcttctcCGTGGCCATCGACCAGCCGCTCAGCCCCACCAACGGCTACAGCAGCCCCGAACATGGACACACTGTCAGGGTCTCCCA GGTGGACGCAGACTGCATCAGTCCCGACGTGAAGAATTCCATTCATGTTGGAGATAGGATCCTGGAAATCAATGGGACGCCCATTCACAATGTTCCTCTGGATGAG ATTGATCTGCTGATCCAGGAGACCAGTCGGCTGCTCCAGCTCACCATCGAGCACGACCCCCACAGCCAGGGGCAGGAGGGGGGCTCTTTGGAGGCCGAGGAGCAGGTGGACGGGCCCCTGTCCACCCCTCTGTCCGAGGGACCCAGCCCCATCCTGCCCATCACCCAGCCCCCCAACCCCGACATCAGCAGCCTGCGCTCCCGCATCATCAC GCGGAGCTACAGCATCGATAAGTCGCCGTGCTCCAGTAACGCggcatcccctctctctcagaggAAGGACATCAACCGCTCCGAGTCGCTCCGCGTCGTCTCCAACCGCACGCACCGCATCTTCCGCCCCTCTGACCTCATCCACGGAGAGGTGCTGGGGAAGGGCTGCTTCGGACAGGCCATCAAG GTGACCCACAGGGAGACAGGGGAGGTGATGGTGATGAAGGAGTTGATCCGCTTTGATGACGAGACACAGAGGACTTTCCTGAAAGAG GTGAAGGTGATGCGCTGCCTGGAGCACCCCAACGTGCTCAAGTTCATCGGAGTCCTCTACAAGGACAAGAGACTCAACTTCATCGCAGAGTACATCAAGGGAGGCACCTTGAGGGAAATCATCAAGAAAATG GACAGCAACTATCCCTGGAACCAGCGAGTCAGTTTTGCAAAGGACATAGCTGCTGGCATG TCATATCTGCATTCCATGAACATAATCCACCGAGACCTGAACTCACACAACTGTCTGGTCCGAGAG AACAACACAGTGGTGGTGGCAGACTTTGGGTTGGCTCGGCTCATGGTGGAAGACAAGCACCAGGACAAGCTGTCCCAGCAGGGCAAGCTGCCGGGCCTGAAGAAGCCCGACCGCAGGAAGAGGTACACAGTGGTGGGAAACCCCTACTGGATGGCTCCCGAGATGATCCACG GGAAGAGCTATGATGAGAGAGTGGATATCTTCTCCTTTGGCATCATGCTCTGCGAG ATAATCGGCAGGGTGAATGCCGACCCAGACTATCTCCCCCGGGCGGTGGACTTTGGACTGAATGTGTCTGGCTTCCTGGAGCACTTCTGTCCCCCCGACTGTCCCCCCGCCTTCTTCCCCATGGCTGCCGTGTGCTGTGATCTTGATGCAGACAAACG CCCTGCTTTCACTAAACTGGAAGAGTGGCTAGAGAACCTGAAGATGCACCTGGACATCGGCCTGCCCATGGTGTCCGAACTGGACCAGCTGCACAAGGCCTTCTGGGGGAACCACAGCGTCACGCACTCCGAGAACGGCCTGCACCCCCACCCCGAACAGCCAGAGTAG